A genomic region of Janthinobacterium lividum contains the following coding sequences:
- the uraH gene encoding hydroxyisourate hydrolase — MTYLKKITAALAFASLSGMALAAANPLSVHILDLQSGLPTAGVTVTLEQKKGEGWQQLASAVTNAQGRIAAMYPEDAPMQAGDYRIVFKTGEHYARLKQETFFPEIPVQFHVEKTDQHYHIPLLLSPFGFSTYRGS, encoded by the coding sequence ATGACGTACCTGAAAAAGATCACCGCCGCCCTGGCCTTCGCCAGCCTGTCCGGCATGGCCCTGGCCGCCGCCAATCCCTTGAGCGTGCACATCCTCGACTTGCAGAGCGGCCTGCCGACAGCGGGCGTGACGGTCACCCTGGAGCAAAAGAAAGGCGAAGGCTGGCAACAGTTGGCCAGCGCCGTGACAAATGCGCAGGGGCGCATCGCGGCCATGTATCCGGAGGATGCTCCCATGCAGGCGGGCGATTACCGCATCGTGTTCAAGACAGGCGAGCACTATGCGCGCCTGAAACAGGAAACCTTCTTCCCGGAAATCCCCGTGCAATTCCACGTGGAAAAGACCGACCAGCACTATCACATTCCCTTGCTGCTCAGCCCTTTCGGTTTTTCCACTTACCGGGGGAGCTGA
- a CDS encoding glutathione binding-like protein, whose protein sequence is MIDLYYWTTPNGHKVTMFLEEAGIPYNIIPVHIGKGDQFKPEFLAIAPNNRIPAIVDQAPEDGGAPLSLFESGAILQYLAEKSGQFLPDDVRGRAEVMQWLFWQMGGLGPMAGQNHHFVQYAPEAIDYAITRYVNETNRLYGVLNKRLADRAFVAGDTYSIADMAIYPWIVPHERQRQKLEDFPHLARWFTAIAARPATVRAYARAAEINVQPTVSGDAKSVLFGQTAKTVA, encoded by the coding sequence ATGATCGACCTGTATTACTGGACCACGCCCAACGGGCACAAAGTGACGATGTTCCTGGAAGAAGCGGGCATCCCCTACAACATTATTCCCGTGCATATCGGCAAGGGTGACCAATTCAAGCCCGAATTCCTCGCCATCGCGCCGAACAACCGCATCCCCGCCATCGTCGACCAGGCGCCGGAAGATGGCGGCGCGCCCTTGTCCCTGTTCGAGTCGGGCGCGATTTTGCAATACCTGGCCGAGAAAAGCGGGCAATTCCTGCCGGACGACGTGCGGGGACGCGCCGAAGTCATGCAGTGGCTGTTCTGGCAAATGGGGGGGCTTGGCCCCATGGCCGGGCAAAACCACCATTTCGTGCAATATGCGCCCGAAGCCATCGACTACGCCATCACGCGCTACGTCAACGAAACGAACCGGCTATACGGCGTGCTGAACAAGCGCCTGGCGGACCGCGCATTCGTGGCCGGCGACACGTATTCCATCGCCGACATGGCGATCTACCCGTGGATCGTGCCGCACGAGCGCCAGCGCCAGAAGCTGGAAGATTTCCCGCACCTGGCGCGCTGGTTCACGGCCATTGCCGCCCGTCCCGCCACCGTGCGCGCGTATGCGCGGGCGGCTGAAATTAATGTGCAGCCCACCGTCAGCGGCGACGCGAAAAGCGTGCTGTTCGGGCAGACGGCGAAGACGGTGGCGTGA